One segment of Deltaproteobacteria bacterium DNA contains the following:
- a CDS encoding BON domain-containing protein gives MRGSPGRSVQLRWLPPLGFVIPLFAGALLVAPMSGQAAPEDRALARWIEEQTRQDESLAGTRVIVHARQGAVVLSGMVRLYSQKIRYEQIAWHSPGVREVENEIRVIPVLPLSDVEIARRIVAMAQEYRRLHGAGVKAEVNEGFVRLAATFDDPADVLFLKYRAAEIEGVVGVEIDARFRV, from the coding sequence ATGAGGGGCAGTCCTGGTCGAAGCGTCCAGCTCCGCTGGCTCCCCCCGCTGGGTTTCGTAATCCCGCTCTTCGCCGGCGCACTGCTGGTCGCGCCGATGTCAGGACAAGCCGCGCCGGAGGATCGCGCGCTCGCCCGGTGGATCGAGGAGCAGACACGGCAGGACGAGAGCCTGGCCGGGACGCGGGTCATCGTGCATGCGCGGCAGGGAGCCGTCGTCCTATCAGGGATGGTGCGACTGTACAGCCAGAAGATCCGGTATGAGCAAATCGCGTGGCACAGCCCGGGTGTGCGAGAAGTCGAGAACGAGATCCGCGTCATCCCGGTCCTGCCCCTGAGTGACGTGGAGATCGCTCGGCGGATCGTCGCCATGGCGCAGGAATACCGGCGCCTTCACGGGGCGGGCGTCAAAGCCGAAGTCAACGAGGGTTTCGTCAGGCTCGCCGCTACGTTCGACGATCCAGCCGACGTTCTCTTCCTCAAGTATCGGGCCGCCGAGATCGA